The Henckelia pumila isolate YLH828 chromosome 2, ASM3356847v2, whole genome shotgun sequence genome includes a window with the following:
- the LOC140877787 gene encoding uncharacterized protein — translation MNPLKCAFGVTSEKFLGFIVRHRGIEIEEAKIDAILKMSGPQNIHELKILQGKLAYIRRFISNLARRCQPFSRHMKKGVPSKWDESCKNAFESIKAYLMKPPVLAALVSGRPLTLYITAQERSVRALLAQDNDDGKETALYYLSRMMTPNELNYSPIEKLCLALIFVIQKLKHYFQAHTFRLVSKELSNEFPDEDVLVIEVKTPWKMYFDGASHKEGAGAGVIFVTSDGKVLPYSFTLTKNCSNNVAEYQALILGLEMTVEIKKLHLQVYRDSDLVINQLLGSYEVKKPELLPYHNYARKFMGWLGDVEIEHVPRKDNKQADALPKLASTISMPNNKARVPICKNWVVQPLFKDESDEEKEDDNYTVEVLETEKEDWRQAFVDYLKYEKLPNDSRQRIDIRRRATRFIYYKDTLYRRSFDRVFLWCLGEEETTRAMEEAHSGICGAHQSGPKLHFWIKRMGFYWPTMVKDCMDYAQRCQACHYHANFIHQSPEVLHPTVEAVPLKEVKKKNVADFIRTHIIYRYGIPRYMITDNGKPFCNTLIDKLCEKFGFNQRKSSMYYAAANGLAEAFNKTLCNLLKKIITKSKKD, via the exons ATGAATCCTTTGAAATGCGCATTCGGTGTCACATCAGAAAAATTCCTTGGATTTATCGTCCGACATCGAGGGATTGAAATCGAGGAAGCAAAAATTGATGCAATTTTAAAAATGTCTGGACCTCAAAATATCCACGAGCTGAAAATTTTGCAAGGAAAATTGGCATATATCAGGAGATTTATTTCAAATCTGGCTAGGCGTTGTCAACCATTTAGCCGCCACATGAAAAAAGGAGTTCCATCTAAGTGGGACGAATCTTGCAAGAATGCTTTTGAGAGCATTAAGGCTTATTTGATGAAGCCTCCCGTGTTGGCCGCCCTGGTGTCTGGACGCCCATTAACCCTCTATATCACTGCTCAAGAGCGTTCTGTTAGAGCTTTATTAGCTCAAGATAATGATGATGGGAAGGAAACTGCACTATACTATTTGAGTAGAATGATGACGCCAAATGAATTGAACTACTCACCAATAGAGAAGTTATGCCTAGCCCTCATATTTGTCATTCAGAAGCTAAAGCATTACTTTCAAGCCCACACTTTCCGTCTTGTCTCAAAA GAGCTATCTAATGAATTTCCAGACGAAGATGTTCTTGTAATCGAAGTTAAAACTCCTTGGAAAATGTATTTTGATGGAGCTTCACATAAGGAAGGAGCCGGTGCGGGAGTTATATTTGTGACATCTGATGGGAAAGTGTTGCCATACTCGTTCACCTTGACTAAAAATTGCTCCAATAATGTTGCTGAATATCAAGCTCTAATCCTTGGACTGGAAATGACTGTCGAAATAAAGAAATTACATCTTCAAGTATATAGGGACTCAGATCTGGTGATTAATCAGTTACTCGGATCATATGAAGTCAAAAAGCCTGAATTACTCCCATATCATAATTATGCTAGGAAGTTTATGGGGTGGCTTGGTGATGTAGAGATTGAGCATGTGCCAAGAAAAGACAATAAACAAGCTGATGCATTGCCCAAACTTGCTTCTACAATTTCCATGCCAAACAACAAAGCTCGTGTGCCAATATGTAAAAATTGGGTAGTACAGCCACTTTTCAAAGATGAGAGTGATGAAGAAAAGGAAGATGATAACTACACTGTTGAAGTACTCGAAACTGAGAAAGAAGATTGGCGTCAAGCATTTGTTGATTACTTGAAGTATGAGAAGTTGCCAAATGATTCGCGTCAAAGGATAGACATTCGAAGGCGCGCAACGCGCTTCATCTACTACAAGGATACCCTGTATAGGCGCTCATTTGACAGAGTTTTCTTATGGTGTTTAGGGGAAGAAGAAACCACCCGAGCAATGGAAGAAGCTCATTCTGGAATTTGCGGAGCCCATCAATCTGGCCCAAAGTTGCATTTTTGGATAAAAAGAATGGGTTTTTATTGGCCAACAATGGTGAAAGATTGCATGGATTATGCACAAAGGTGTCAAGCTTGCCATTACCATGCAAATTTCATTCACCAATCGCCCGAGGTGTTGCATCCTACA GTTGAAGCAGTGCCTCTCAAAGAAGTGAAGAAGAAAAATGTTGCTGATTTTATTCGCACCCACATTATATATCGATATGGGATTCCTCGGTATATGATAACAGATAATGGAAAACCTTTTTGCAATACTTTGATTGATAAACTATGTGAAAAATTCGGCTTCAATCAAAGGAAGTCTTCTATGTACTACGCTGCAGCTAATGGTTTGGCCGAAGCTTTCAACAAAACCTTGTGTAATCTTCTGAAAAAGATAATTACAAAATCAAAGAAAGACTGA